Proteins encoded together in one Pseudomonas sp. Seg1 window:
- a CDS encoding DUF3772 domain-containing protein encodes MRNTLNSLFFIALTLLIPGGSSPWAADLPAPSETAAAPLPVINQSDLQALQQRLDGLKQQISSANNYNQLEGPQDRVQAFILDVDRLSASLLPQQAQLAVQLGVLGAAPDTGVASEQADIIAQRASLAEQKNKVDATLKNLAALKQSAADLITQIAGIRRTLLESELTLGTGTVLSPDFWAPLVNPRDDDRQRLRFFVGQVGDTWATVWAPGQRFYTTVLVLLALLIWTVGRRLADRGLTWLCIHRMPEGRVRRSALAFASALATIVTTGIALQILFYACTRHAPLPPVLETFSEEFAKVVYACVLITGLSRALLSTRHPSWRLPAIADPVALALKPYPRILSGTLLVLVTLVQVSNATGMSSQIVIAGRGVIAMVVMVIVVTMLLRVSKVRKGLLAANDPQATGNTFAGVIYTAVSLAMFVSAVALLTGYVSLARFITYEVVWAYIVLSGFYLLIQVIKDGCEYVFSPKHSSGKALKQLLGIGDRRLDQISILLSGVSRAGLLLLAVIALFVGGIGTTLGQLFHNIMAILGGAGLRKLNIVPGHLLNAVLALLIGIYLIRALSRWLDNEFLPKTDMDPGMCASLSTLFSNIGYALVILLTLSSLGVQWTNLAWIVSALSVGIGFGLQEIVKNFVSGLILLTERPVKVGDLISISGVEGDIRRINVRATEIQLSDRSIVIVPNSQLISQNLRNVTLGGSAQGVASLELMFPLDIDPEQVKELLLSTYRENESILDKPAAFVRFSKLSPEGITLTITGYVGSPRIVGVTKSDLLFEILKRLGAAGIELAKQPQG; translated from the coding sequence ATGCGCAACACATTGAACTCGCTGTTTTTTATCGCACTCACCCTGCTCATCCCTGGCGGTTCTTCACCGTGGGCGGCGGATCTGCCCGCGCCTTCCGAGACCGCAGCCGCGCCGTTGCCGGTGATCAATCAAAGTGACTTGCAGGCCCTGCAACAGCGGCTCGATGGGCTGAAGCAGCAGATTTCGTCGGCGAACAATTACAACCAGCTCGAAGGGCCGCAGGATCGGGTGCAGGCGTTCATTCTGGATGTCGATCGGTTGTCGGCGTCGTTGTTGCCGCAGCAGGCGCAACTGGCGGTGCAGTTGGGGGTGTTGGGGGCGGCGCCGGATACGGGGGTGGCGTCGGAGCAAGCGGATATCATCGCGCAGCGGGCGTCGCTGGCGGAGCAGAAGAACAAGGTCGATGCGACGCTGAAGAACCTGGCGGCGTTGAAGCAGAGTGCGGCGGATCTGATCACGCAGATTGCCGGGATCCGACGCACGTTGCTGGAGAGTGAGCTGACGCTGGGCACTGGCACGGTGTTGAGTCCGGATTTCTGGGCGCCGCTGGTGAATCCTCGGGATGACGATCGGCAGCGTTTGCGTTTTTTTGTTGGCCAGGTGGGCGATACATGGGCCACGGTGTGGGCGCCGGGGCAGCGGTTTTACACAACGGTGCTGGTGTTGCTGGCACTGCTGATCTGGACAGTCGGGCGCAGGCTGGCTGATCGGGGGCTGACGTGGTTGTGTATTCATCGCATGCCGGAGGGGCGTGTGCGACGCAGTGCGTTGGCGTTTGCTTCGGCGCTGGCGACCATCGTCACCACGGGGATTGCCCTGCAAATTCTGTTTTACGCTTGCACCCGGCACGCGCCTTTGCCGCCGGTGCTGGAGACGTTTTCCGAGGAGTTTGCCAAGGTTGTCTATGCCTGCGTGCTGATCACCGGGCTGAGCCGCGCGCTGTTGTCGACCAGGCACCCGTCATGGCGGCTGCCGGCGATTGCCGATCCTGTGGCGCTGGCGTTGAAGCCCTACCCGCGCATTCTTTCCGGCACCTTGCTGGTGCTGGTGACGTTGGTCCAGGTCAGCAACGCCACCGGCATGAGCAGCCAGATCGTGATTGCCGGACGGGGCGTGATTGCGATGGTGGTGATGGTCATCGTCGTGACGATGCTGCTGCGCGTGAGCAAAGTGCGCAAAGGCTTGCTTGCCGCCAATGATCCGCAGGCGACGGGCAACACCTTTGCCGGGGTGATCTACACCGCTGTCAGTCTGGCGATGTTTGTCTCGGCCGTTGCCCTGCTCACCGGTTACGTGTCGCTGGCGCGGTTCATCACCTATGAAGTGGTGTGGGCTTATATCGTGCTGTCGGGTTTTTACTTGCTGATTCAGGTCATCAAGGACGGCTGCGAGTACGTGTTCTCGCCCAAGCATTCAAGCGGCAAGGCGCTCAAGCAGTTGCTGGGCATTGGCGATCGACGGCTGGATCAGATTTCGATTCTGCTCTCCGGGGTCAGCCGCGCCGGGCTGTTACTGCTAGCAGTCATCGCGCTGTTTGTTGGCGGCATCGGCACGACGCTGGGGCAGTTGTTCCACAACATCATGGCGATCCTCGGTGGTGCTGGATTGCGCAAGTTGAACATCGTGCCCGGGCATTTGCTCAACGCGGTTTTGGCACTGTTGATCGGCATCTACTTGATCCGTGCCTTGAGCCGTTGGCTGGACAACGAATTCCTGCCCAAGACTGATATGGACCCGGGCATGTGCGCGTCGTTGAGCACGCTGTTTTCCAATATCGGTTATGCGCTGGTGATCCTGCTGACGCTGTCGTCGCTGGGGGTGCAGTGGACCAATCTGGCGTGGATCGTCAGTGCGCTGTCGGTGGGCATCGGCTTCGGTTTGCAGGAGATCGTGAAGAACTTCGTTTCAGGCCTGATCCTGCTGACCGAGCGCCCGGTGAAGGTGGGGGATCTGATCAGCATCAGTGGGGTTGAGGGCGATATTCGCCGGATCAACGTGCGAGCCACGGAGATTCAATTGAGCGACCGTTCGATTGTGATCGTGCCCAATTCGCAACTGATCTCGCAGAACCTGCGCAACGTTACCCTGGGTGGCAGTGCTCAGGGTGTGGCGTCGCTGGAGCTGATGTTTCCGCTGGATATCGATCCCGAGCAAGTCAAGGAACTGCTGCTAAGCACTTACCGGGAGAACGAAAGCATCCTCGACAAACCGGCGGCGTTCGTGCGTTTCAGCAAGTTGTCGCCGGAGGGCATTACGCTGACGATCACGGGGTATGTGGGCAGCCCGAGGATTGTCGGGGTGACCAAGAGTGATTTGTTGTTCGAGATTCTCAAGCGATTGGGGGCGGCGGGGATTGAGTTGGCGAAGCAGCCCCAAGGCTGA
- a CDS encoding LysR family transcriptional regulator, producing the protein MSHLTHLRTFLEAYRAKSFSRAAEHLGITQPAASMHIQAVEALVGKPLFQRLPRGVEPTEAGDELARSVAPFLDGLESKIASLRPGLIKGGTVHLVGPSDFIHAQVAARLAPLMNEGFTLRFHTGTKKRIYEMLESKQIDFAITASMPDEHSHGYAHLLTERMLLVYAPSLLERLGQQPTAEQLKQVPLIAFDEDLALVRPLWTTKFQVAPQLQAALTIPDLRIIKDLLLGGHGWSVLPDYQCADAIADGRLISPTLPNEAPVNALYLVWRKSVIKSPSLLYVRDFLLNAFH; encoded by the coding sequence ATGAGCCACCTCACCCACTTGCGAACCTTCCTCGAAGCCTACCGCGCCAAGTCGTTTTCCAGGGCAGCGGAACACCTGGGCATCACCCAACCGGCAGCATCAATGCACATCCAAGCGGTGGAAGCGCTGGTCGGCAAACCGCTGTTCCAGCGCTTGCCACGTGGTGTCGAGCCGACTGAAGCCGGCGATGAACTGGCACGCTCGGTGGCGCCGTTTCTCGACGGACTGGAAAGCAAGATTGCCTCGCTACGCCCGGGCCTGATCAAGGGCGGCACGGTGCATCTGGTCGGCCCTTCGGACTTCATCCACGCGCAAGTCGCTGCTCGCCTCGCGCCGTTGATGAACGAAGGCTTCACCCTGCGCTTTCACACGGGCACTAAAAAGCGCATCTATGAAATGCTCGAATCGAAGCAGATCGACTTTGCGATCACCGCGTCCATGCCCGACGAACACTCCCATGGCTACGCGCATCTGCTCACCGAACGCATGTTGCTGGTGTACGCGCCGAGTCTGCTGGAACGCCTCGGGCAACAGCCGACCGCAGAGCAACTCAAGCAAGTGCCGCTGATTGCTTTTGACGAGGATCTGGCGCTGGTACGGCCGTTGTGGACGACGAAGTTTCAGGTCGCGCCGCAACTGCAAGCCGCGTTGACCATCCCCGATCTGCGGATCATCAAGGACCTGCTGCTCGGCGGTCACGGCTGGAGTGTCCTGCCGGATTACCAGTGCGCCGACGCCATCGCTGACGGTCGGCTGATATCGCCGACGTTGCCCAACGAAGCGCCGGTCAACGCGCTGTATCTGGTGTGGCGCAAAAGCGTGATCAAGAGCCCGAGCCTGTTGTACGTGCGCGATTTCCTGCTCAACGCCTTCCACTGA
- a CDS encoding MFS transporter gives MPFVIYIFTLSAFALGLAEFVPIGLTDVMARSLGVDVEATGATVTAYALGATLSAPLFSALTARWSRKNVMLATALVFSVGSLAAAFSTTLTLMLVARFVAGMGHGLFLAVASSTAARLAGPGRAGSAVAVVFGGFTLAMAIGVPISTYLGGVMSWRLVLAAIAVFGAIGFFGLLFGMRDPLPTAADSGSALHSLKALLNGKLLAGALVTVLGYAGSFVAYTYIAPVLTEVTGTTAATVGVFMLLYGVMAAIGNVLGGKLTDAWGVDRASAALIAGIVLVTAGMWAFSGSALMMGVLVALLGMFSFAAVPALQARLIGVAERHAPHAHGVAAGLNIAGFNSGIALGSVLGAVTISQFGLSFVGLTGAAVSALGLLLVLSQMSATSNYRAAENL, from the coding sequence ATGCCCTTTGTCATTTACATCTTCACCCTTAGCGCTTTCGCCCTGGGTCTGGCCGAATTCGTGCCGATTGGTCTGACCGACGTCATGGCCCGCAGTCTCGGCGTCGACGTCGAAGCCACCGGGGCGACCGTCACGGCATATGCCTTGGGCGCCACGCTGTCCGCGCCGCTGTTCAGTGCATTGACCGCCCGTTGGTCACGCAAGAACGTGATGCTCGCCACGGCGCTGGTGTTCAGCGTCGGCAGCCTGGCGGCGGCGTTTTCGACGACGTTGACGCTGATGCTGGTCGCGCGGTTTGTCGCTGGCATGGGGCATGGTCTGTTTCTGGCAGTGGCTTCGAGTACGGCGGCGCGGTTGGCCGGTCCCGGTCGGGCCGGCAGTGCGGTTGCGGTGGTGTTCGGTGGTTTTACCTTGGCCATGGCGATTGGTGTGCCGATCAGCACCTATCTCGGCGGTGTGATGTCGTGGCGTCTGGTGTTGGCGGCGATTGCGGTGTTCGGTGCGATTGGCTTCTTCGGTTTGCTCTTCGGCATGCGTGATCCGCTGCCAACAGCTGCCGACAGCGGCTCGGCGTTGCACAGTCTCAAGGCGTTGCTCAACGGCAAGTTGTTGGCCGGCGCACTGGTGACGGTGCTGGGTTATGCCGGTTCCTTCGTCGCCTACACCTACATCGCACCGGTGCTTACCGAGGTCACTGGCACCACCGCCGCCACGGTCGGCGTGTTCATGTTGTTGTACGGCGTGATGGCGGCTATCGGCAATGTGTTGGGCGGTAAATTGACGGATGCCTGGGGTGTCGACCGCGCCAGTGCTGCGTTGATCGCCGGCATCGTGCTGGTGACGGCGGGCATGTGGGCGTTCTCAGGTTCAGCGTTGATGATGGGTGTGCTGGTCGCCCTGCTGGGTATGTTCAGCTTCGCTGCGGTGCCGGCGTTGCAGGCGCGCTTGATCGGCGTTGCCGAGCGTCATGCGCCGCATGCTCATGGGGTCGCGGCGGGGTTGAACATTGCCGGATTCAATTCCGGGATCGCGCTGGGGTCAGTACTGGGCGCCGTCACGATCAGTCAGTTTGGTCTGAGCTTCGTCGGGCTCACCGGTGCAGCTGTTTCGGCGCTGGGCTTGTTGCTGGTGCTGAGTCAGATGTCGGCCACATCAAACTATCGGGCGGCTGAGAACCTGTAA
- a CDS encoding S1 family peptidase, producing the protein MIRSSTALLAALALVYSHAAYSAESRSFEDLPQKNSVGQLLLDNAFKAGVVTEVDKKIIENSAQLSPKFIEGAASKAIGDESYSEFLSRATQAELENYRSDILARAKIQGLSYGMVYVDKTTATKVKEAAPALASREFSAFKIPEGISEKIAAVLSERKLLYRPICPSGKLSKIKGVFVPCIENDPWSADLFRTVIPVSVNKVVVCTGTLIGEGVVLTAAHCVLNENRTAIVPTEQITVATAKNKITPLVATPFVPSEALGDCMPVCGDSDYDFALLRVSVPNSQGLEPVPVLKLAQRQDDLVVTIAGYGRTSFPVEMSKGEFFIGRQTLPNFNPDEPIRWNFSLSNRQPGSTSCFGDSGGPVFQGSPRKTGDKLEIIGVISGYNGKDVQCFNEAVAKSVNLSQPGPRSRLCGYLGSQDQFCSSR; encoded by the coding sequence ATGATCAGGTCAAGTACCGCTCTACTGGCAGCTCTCGCATTGGTCTATTCACACGCTGCCTATAGTGCTGAGTCGCGTTCATTTGAAGATTTGCCGCAAAAAAACTCAGTCGGGCAGCTTCTTTTGGATAATGCCTTTAAGGCTGGCGTCGTGACTGAGGTCGACAAGAAAATTATCGAAAATTCCGCTCAGTTATCCCCAAAGTTTATAGAGGGCGCAGCCAGCAAAGCGATAGGCGACGAAAGTTACTCTGAATTTTTATCTCGTGCCACTCAGGCGGAACTTGAAAATTACAGATCTGACATCCTTGCACGAGCCAAGATCCAGGGACTTTCCTACGGAATGGTATACGTTGATAAAACAACCGCGACAAAAGTGAAGGAAGCAGCGCCAGCCCTTGCCAGTCGAGAATTCAGTGCGTTCAAGATTCCAGAGGGTATCTCCGAAAAAATTGCCGCCGTGCTATCAGAAAGAAAATTGCTTTACCGTCCAATTTGCCCATCAGGGAAGCTTTCCAAGATAAAAGGCGTCTTTGTTCCCTGCATCGAAAATGATCCGTGGTCTGCCGATCTCTTTAGAACGGTCATTCCGGTGTCTGTAAATAAGGTTGTCGTGTGTACGGGAACGTTAATTGGCGAGGGTGTTGTATTGACGGCTGCTCACTGTGTACTAAATGAGAATCGAACCGCTATTGTACCAACTGAGCAAATTACTGTAGCGACCGCGAAGAATAAAATTACACCGTTAGTCGCCACTCCTTTTGTTCCGTCGGAGGCGCTAGGTGACTGCATGCCGGTCTGTGGAGATTCGGACTATGATTTCGCACTTTTGAGAGTCTCTGTCCCCAATAGTCAAGGATTGGAACCTGTACCCGTTCTCAAGCTTGCGCAGAGACAAGACGATCTTGTCGTTACTATCGCAGGTTATGGGCGCACATCGTTTCCAGTCGAAATGTCCAAGGGAGAGTTTTTCATTGGGCGGCAGACACTTCCGAACTTCAATCCAGATGAGCCAATACGCTGGAATTTTAGCCTTTCCAATAGGCAACCCGGGAGTACCAGTTGTTTTGGAGATAGTGGCGGTCCAGTCTTTCAAGGAAGTCCTCGCAAGACTGGCGATAAACTTGAGATTATTGGTGTGATCAGCGGGTATAACGGTAAAGATGTTCAATGCTTCAACGAGGCCGTTGCGAAGTCGGTCAATCTTTCTCAGCCGGGGCCACGATCAAGGCTGTGCGGTTATCTCGGCAGTCAGGACCAGTTTTGCAGTAGCCGTTAG
- a CDS encoding metallophosphoesterase family protein: MKTAIISDTHGLLRPEALTFLQGVDLIIHAGDIGSAEILDQLAEIAPLHAVRGNNDINLPWAAALPDHLTFNLNGWQTLLTHDIADVPTDLDPTIKLIITGHSHKPLIEWRGNRLYLNPGSAGRRRFKLPVTLALLDVTPDALQPELIHLLP; encoded by the coding sequence ATGAAAACCGCCATCATCTCCGACACCCACGGCCTCCTCCGCCCCGAAGCCCTTACCTTCCTCCAAGGCGTCGACCTCATCATCCACGCCGGCGACATCGGCAGCGCAGAAATCCTCGACCAACTAGCCGAAATCGCCCCACTCCACGCCGTACGCGGCAACAACGACATCAACCTCCCCTGGGCCGCCGCCCTCCCCGACCACCTCACCTTCAACCTCAACGGCTGGCAAACCCTCCTCACCCACGACATCGCCGACGTCCCCACCGACCTCGACCCCACCATCAAACTCATCATCACCGGCCATTCCCACAAGCCCTTGATCGAATGGCGCGGCAATCGCCTGTACCTCAACCCCGGCAGCGCCGGTCGCCGTCGTTTCAAACTGCCGGTCACGCTGGCCCTGCTCGACGTCACTCCAGACGCCTTGCAACCCGAGCTGATCCACCTGCTCCCCTGA
- a CDS encoding ABC transporter permease — MRTQTSSTLHGVLGVAGLLCLLLLWWLGVHVFGGSDSLAQRFSPEATLASLGELLLRPELYEHVLVSLKRILVGLLLALLIGVPLGLMIGSYRPLEAATTPAFQFLRMISPLSWMPVVVMLMGVGDQPIYFLLTFAAVWPILLNTVAGVRQLDPRWLQLSRSLSATRWETLRKVILPGVLGHVLTGVRLSIGILWIVLVPCEMLGVSAGLGYFILDTRDRLAYSELMAMVLLIGVLGFALDALARWLHRRWAPA, encoded by the coding sequence ATGCGCACGCAAACTTCATCGACACTCCACGGTGTGCTGGGCGTGGCCGGGCTGTTGTGCCTGTTGCTGCTGTGGTGGCTGGGCGTGCACGTGTTCGGCGGCAGCGACAGTCTGGCGCAGCGCTTTTCGCCCGAAGCAACGCTCGCAAGCCTCGGCGAACTGCTGCTGCGTCCGGAGCTGTACGAGCACGTGCTGGTCAGCCTGAAACGGATTCTGGTCGGCCTGCTACTGGCGTTGCTGATCGGCGTGCCGTTGGGCCTGATGATCGGCAGTTACCGCCCTCTGGAAGCAGCGACCACGCCAGCGTTTCAGTTTCTGCGGATGATTTCGCCGCTGTCGTGGATGCCGGTGGTGGTGATGCTGATGGGCGTCGGTGATCAGCCGATCTACTTTCTGCTGACCTTCGCCGCGGTGTGGCCGATCCTGCTCAACACCGTCGCCGGCGTGCGCCAACTCGATCCGCGCTGGCTGCAATTGAGCCGCAGCCTCAGCGCCACGCGCTGGGAAACGCTGCGCAAAGTGATTCTGCCCGGAGTGCTCGGCCACGTGCTGACCGGCGTGCGGCTGTCCATCGGCATCTTGTGGATCGTCCTGGTGCCGTGCGAAATGCTCGGGGTCAGCGCGGGGCTGGGCTACTTCATTCTCGATACGCGTGATCGCCTGGCGTACTCGGAGTTGATGGCGATGGTGCTGCTGATCGGTGTGCTGGGTTTTGCCCTTGATGCGTTGGCGCGCTGGCTGCATCGGCGCTGGGCGCCGGCCTGA
- a CDS encoding ABC transporter ATP-binding protein, with product MSAPLLHAQGISLGYPREQGWHTVLEQFDLQLQPGEVVTILGPSGVGKSSLLRVLAGLQQPQQGRVSLLGELLTGAHPRVAVAFQDPSLLPWLTLEKNVAFGLDFARQPHLSAEQRKARIDHAIAAVGLEHARQQHPAQLSGGMAQRTALARCLARQPQVLLLDEPFGALDEITRADMQQLLLQLIADHQTAAVLITHDIDEALLLSERILLLGDSPAHILGEWRIDLPQPRAELVEELGALRIDILKTLRRASRNPHTHPLPATSEIDHVPGRLHSHTS from the coding sequence ATGAGTGCGCCGCTGCTGCACGCGCAAGGCATCAGCCTCGGCTACCCACGGGAGCAGGGCTGGCACACCGTGCTGGAACAATTCGACCTGCAATTGCAGCCCGGTGAAGTGGTGACCATTCTCGGCCCGAGCGGCGTCGGCAAATCGAGCCTGTTGCGCGTACTGGCTGGTTTGCAACAACCGCAGCAGGGCCGCGTGAGCCTGCTCGGCGAACTGTTGACCGGCGCACATCCGCGAGTCGCGGTGGCGTTTCAGGACCCGAGCCTGTTGCCGTGGCTGACGCTGGAAAAGAACGTCGCGTTCGGCCTCGACTTCGCCCGCCAACCGCACTTGAGCGCGGAGCAACGCAAGGCGCGCATCGATCATGCGATTGCCGCCGTCGGCCTCGAACACGCTCGTCAGCAACATCCCGCGCAACTCTCCGGCGGCATGGCCCAGCGCACCGCGCTGGCCCGTTGTCTGGCGCGTCAGCCGCAAGTGCTGTTGCTCGACGAACCCTTCGGTGCGCTCGACGAAATCACCCGTGCCGACATGCAACAACTGCTGCTGCAATTGATCGCTGACCATCAAACCGCTGCCGTGTTGATCACCCACGACATCGACGAAGCCCTGCTGCTCTCCGAGCGGATTCTGCTACTGGGTGACAGCCCGGCGCACATCCTCGGCGAGTGGCGTATCGACCTGCCTCAGCCACGCGCCGAGTTGGTTGAAGAACTGGGCGCGCTGCGCATCGACATCCTCAAAACCCTTCGGCGGGCGAGCCGCAATCCTCACACCCATCCTTTGCCCGCAACGTCGGAGATTGACCATGTGCCTGGACGACTTCACTCACACACGTCGTGA
- a CDS encoding ABC transporter substrate-binding protein: MCLDDFTHTRRDFLKLSALLTAGGALPLLNSLNARAASEPNAPVRIGYLPITDATPLLVAHNNGLFEAEGIQAERPVLLRSWAQMVEAFISGQVNVIHLLSPMTVWARYGSKVPAKVVAWNHVGGSGLTVAPGITEVKQLGGQSVAIPFWYSIHNVVVQQLFRDNGLVPVSKSNSAALAPNEVNLLVLPPSDMPPALASKRIAGYIVAEPFNALAEDLKVGRVQRFTGDVWRNHACCVVFMHEQDLNNRPEWSQKVVNAIVKAQVWTRDNRDNRAEAAKLLSKDGSNRYTPHAQPVLDRVLSPAVSDREQYLASGAIQHSHWDEQRIDFQPYPFPSYTEELVKRLKDTLIEGDKGFLANLDPQHTARDLVDDRFVRNAIAAVGGMQTFGLPDSFERSEEFSL; the protein is encoded by the coding sequence ATGTGCCTGGACGACTTCACTCACACACGTCGTGACTTCCTCAAACTCAGCGCGCTGCTGACCGCTGGCGGCGCGTTGCCGCTGCTCAACAGCTTGAACGCCCGCGCCGCGTCCGAGCCAAATGCCCCGGTGCGCATCGGTTATTTGCCGATCACCGACGCCACGCCGTTACTGGTCGCGCACAATAACGGCTTGTTCGAGGCCGAGGGTATTCAGGCCGAGCGCCCGGTGCTCCTGCGCAGTTGGGCGCAGATGGTCGAGGCGTTCATTTCCGGGCAGGTCAACGTGATTCACTTGCTGTCGCCGATGACCGTGTGGGCGCGTTACGGCAGTAAAGTCCCGGCCAAGGTCGTTGCCTGGAACCACGTCGGCGGCTCCGGCCTGACCGTGGCGCCGGGCATCACCGAGGTCAAGCAATTGGGCGGGCAATCGGTGGCGATTCCGTTCTGGTATTCGATTCATAACGTGGTGGTGCAGCAGCTGTTTCGCGACAACGGACTGGTGCCGGTGAGCAAGTCCAACAGTGCTGCGCTGGCGCCAAACGAAGTCAATCTGCTGGTGTTGCCACCGTCGGACATGCCGCCCGCGCTGGCGAGCAAACGCATTGCCGGTTACATCGTCGCCGAGCCTTTCAACGCCTTGGCCGAAGACCTCAAGGTCGGCCGCGTGCAACGCTTTACCGGCGACGTCTGGCGCAATCACGCCTGCTGCGTGGTGTTCATGCACGAGCAGGATCTGAACAACCGCCCCGAGTGGTCGCAAAAAGTCGTCAACGCCATCGTCAAGGCGCAGGTATGGACCCGCGACAACCGCGACAACCGCGCCGAGGCCGCCAAGTTGCTGTCCAAGGACGGCAGCAACCGCTACACGCCGCACGCGCAACCGGTGCTCGACCGGGTGCTGTCGCCCGCCGTCAGCGACCGCGAACAATACCTGGCCAGCGGCGCGATCCAGCACAGCCATTGGGACGAGCAGCGCATCGACTTCCAGCCGTACCCGTTCCCCAGCTACACCGAAGAACTGGTCAAACGCCTCAAGGACACCCTGATCGAAGGCGACAAGGGCTTCCTCGCCAACCTCGATCCGCAGCACACCGCGCGCGATCTGGTCGACGACCGCTTCGTGCGCAATGCCATTGCCGCTGTCGGCGGCATGCAGACCTTCGGCCTGCCGGACAGCTTCGAACGCAGCGAGGAGTTCAGCCTCTGA